The region AATGTATGCAATTAGAGAGAACCAGATAGATGTTTTTCTGATGGAAAATCTAACGGCGCAATATTATTTAATTAAATACGATATATTCCATCTTTTCACTTCTCTTGAACCCATTTCAATCCAGCAGATCTACTTTGCTTTTCCAAAATCAAAACCACAGATTGCAGAACTCATAAACAGCGGTCTGGCAAAGATAAGTGACAGCGATCTTGAAAATATAATATCGCCGTTTGTCAGGACAACTCGCCTACTCCCTGACTGGGCATGGTATGTAATATTCATAGCAATAGCCTGTATCATAGGAGTTTTCGGTGTTCTAATTGTTGTGAATCGATACCTCTCTAAGCAAATTCGGAAGCGAACAGAGGAATTGCAAAAAAGAAATGAAGAACTACTTTCAGCAAATGAAGAACTCGATGCTTTGAATCAGGAGTTGAGAGCCTCATTTCAAGAATTAGAATCTCTCAACGAAGAATTGCAGCAAACCAACAAAATCTTGCAGGAGAAATCTGAACAGGTTTTAAAATTTCAAAATGCTTTTCTCGAACTCTTGGACATTTCATCAAAGATGACTTATGAATCAATACAGGAGAAAGATTTTCTTTTCACACTGTTAAAAACATTCAAAAACTATGCAGATAATTTGCGGCATGTTGGAGTTGCCCTCAAATCGAGCGAGTTTGGTAAAACTCTTATTTTACTGTGCAAAGACAGTGATGATTTCGTGATTGAAAGGATAAGTGAATTGATCGATTTTCAAAGTGAATCAGTTCATGAAAGTATTCTGAATGTGGCGAGGAGGATGTGTGGAAAAGATATAGTGGAAAACTGTTCTATTCATGTTATTAAGACTTCTTCAGAAGTCTACGGTGTTCTTTTTTATGATTCAGGGAAAATTGCCAGCGAAGTTAATACAGAAAAACTGTCGTCTTTGATAGCCACATTTTTATCTTTGCGCAGTTATGTCAGAGAGCAGGGAATCTTTCATAGAAGGTTGTTAACAGTTATGACCAAAGCCTTGGAGTACTATGATTTTTACACGAAAGGTCATTCTGAAAATGTTGCAAATTATGCGGCAAAACTGGCTGAAAATCTTAGTCTTGGTAAGGAGATTGTGAGAAAGCTTTATTGGGCAGGTCTTGTACATGATGTCGGAAAAATCTTTGTCCCTCAGCAGATTCTGAATAAAGACGGCTTTCTTACCCCGGAAGAATATGAACGTGTGAAAATCCACCCGGTGAAAAGTTATGAGTTGCTGGTGGCTGCGGGGCTTGGGGATCTTGCAAAAATAGTACGGCATCACCATGAACGCTACGACGGAGAGGGGTATCCCGATGGTCTGACAAAAGAAGAAATCCCATTAGAATCAAGAATATTGTGTGTTGTGGATAGTTTTGATGCAATGACAACAGATAGACCATACAAAAAAGCATTGAGTGTTAAAGAAGCGAAAATCGAGATTGAAAATTGCTCTGGTTCTCAATTTGATCCGGATATAGCCAGAAAATTCATCGAGTTACTTGACAGTGGTGAGATAAAGCGCTAAGGCGCATTCATAGACATCGAAGGAGGTGTTGTTGTGGCTTTGAGGTTTTCACCAAAAAACGTATGGCATGTTCGCAATCGGGATGAGATCGAGCTATTCAGCAAAGATTATGCTAAGTTCATTGATTTTTCAAGAACAGAACGAATGACTATCTCGCAGGCAGTTTTGATGCTCGAAGAAGCAGGGTATGTACCAATAGAAAAATTCGATGGAAATTCAAACAAAGTATATGCAGTCAACAGAGCAAAGTCTTTGATAGCACTGAATATTGCAGGAAGGCTTGAAGAGGGCGTTAACTTAATTGCAGCGCATATAGATGCTCCAAGGCTTGATTTAAAACCACAGCCAATCTTTGAAGAAGAAAAAATAGCTCTTGGAAAGACTCATTACTACGGAGGTGTGAAGAAGTATCAATGGTTTGGTTTACCTCTGGAACTTCATGGCTACATTGTTAAGGATACAGGGGAGGTTGTAGAAATACACATAGGTCAGTGTAAAGACGATCCCGTTTTTGTCATACCTGACCTGCTTCCGCATCTGGATAAAAAAGATAGTTCTATCGAAGAAAAATTTGATGCAGAAAAACTTACTGTTGTCTTTGGCAGTATTCCTCTTGCTGGCCAGGAGAAAGAAGCTGTTAAAACTTACGTGTTAAAACTTTTGAATGAACGATATGATTTAACTGAAGAAGATTTTGTAAGTGGTGAATTTGAACTCGTACCGGCGTTAAAGACGAGAAGTGTCGGATTTGACGAAAGTTTTCTGGGCGCTTACGGCCACGATGATAGAATATGTGCCTATACAGCTTTGAGAGCTTTGATAGAAGTAGAAAATCCTGTAAGATCGTGTGGTGTTATTCTGTTTGACAGAGAAGAGATAGGAAGTGAAGGTAACGCTGGAGCAAAGGCCAATTTTTATGCCATGTTCCTGAAGAGACTTCTCAAGATTCAGGGGTGTACAGATACTTCTCTTGGAATAGATGAATTATTTGCAAAAAGTTTTGTTGTATCGGCTGATGTTTGCCCGGCGGTAGATCCAATGTTCAAGGAAGTGCACGATCCAACAAATGCCGCGAGAGTTGGCCATGGCATAGGAATTGTCAGGTACACGGGTAGCAGAGGAAAGTCAGGTTCCAGCGAGGCTCATGCAGAAATTGTCGGAAAAGTGAGGAAAATCTTAAACGAGGAAAATGTTGTTTGGCAAGTGGCAACAATGGGAAAAGTTGATAGAGGGGGCGGAGGAACTGTTGCCAAATTTTTAGCCGAACGTGGAGTTTGCGTTTTGGATATGGGACCGGCTTTGCTTGGAATGCATTCACCATTCGAGCTTGTTTCAAAAGCTGATTTATTTGAAACTTACAGAGCTTATAAAGCTCTCTTAGAAAGATTTGAATAAAAAAGGGGACATTTGTCCCCTTTTCAAAATTTTGTATCGAAGCTCAGAATGTACCTTTGCTCTCCCATAATACCTGCGTGTTTGGAATATTCATACACATATGCCGTGAACCCTATTTTAACAAATGGTATATCAAGCTTTACACCACCAGTAAGCCATCCGGCGTGCAACCCACCAAAAAGTTTTACAATACCAAAATCTGTGCTCAATCCTAAATTCAATTTTCTGTATATAGATTTTTCCTGATTGAGAAGATCCTCAAGCTCTGCCGCAACAGTTAAAAATTGCCAGTTGTAAGATGCACCAATTGATAGGATATACCTTGAAGAATTAATCAGTACATCGTTTGAATTATAAAAAAGACTGGCACCGAATCTGAAATTACTAATGTCATATATTACTCCAGCGGAAGCTGTAAAGAACAAATTATTTATGTTCGAGAAGATTTTGTTCACGTCATCTGGGACAATATTTTCAAATGAATTTTCGTCAAGTAAATTAACAGATGCTGGATAATCTGTCCCGGTAGCAGGCACGAGAAATCCTGCCATTCCTCCACCGACCGAAGCTCCAATTTTCAAATTTGAAATTTTGAACGAGCCCCCAAAAACGCCAAAATAACTCGCCCAGGCACCTAATTCAACATCCTCAACTCTCATGAGAGACAGATTCCAAAAAGCACTTGTCTGAAAAGCGCCCATACCTCCAAGTGAGATATTTCCTAATTTCGACCCGTATCCTGCAGCAATATTCCAATCGTAGCTGTGCACGCCCTGCATTGAGACGAGAAACTCTGTATCACTGGCTAACTCTGTTATAGAAGATGGGTTTGAGAT is a window of Pseudothermotoga elfii DSM 9442 = NBRC 107921 DNA encoding:
- a CDS encoding HD domain-containing phosphohydrolase; translated protein: MKIRCFTVLLIFIFVTVFATQTLIFVSGDFYPPFIFKDEKGNIVGISVDILHLLEKKIDVKFEIKLLPFSQALEKLERSEADMINFIFKTPQREQLFLFSDPIFNVESRVYFRKNLNIKNFSDLSRYVVGVVEKDANEQLLRRKVSSVSFKYFKNMEELMYAIRENQIDVFLMENLTAQYYLIKYDIFHLFTSLEPISIQQIYFAFPKSKPQIAELINSGLAKISDSDLENIISPFVRTTRLLPDWAWYVIFIAIACIIGVFGVLIVVNRYLSKQIRKRTEELQKRNEELLSANEELDALNQELRASFQELESLNEELQQTNKILQEKSEQVLKFQNAFLELLDISSKMTYESIQEKDFLFTLLKTFKNYADNLRHVGVALKSSEFGKTLILLCKDSDDFVIERISELIDFQSESVHESILNVARRMCGKDIVENCSIHVIKTSSEVYGVLFYDSGKIASEVNTEKLSSLIATFLSLRSYVREQGIFHRRLLTVMTKALEYYDFYTKGHSENVANYAAKLAENLSLGKEIVRKLYWAGLVHDVGKIFVPQQILNKDGFLTPEEYERVKIHPVKSYELLVAAGLGDLAKIVRHHHERYDGEGYPDGLTKEEIPLESRILCVVDSFDAMTTDRPYKKALSVKEAKIEIENCSGSQFDPDIARKFIELLDSGEIKR
- a CDS encoding aminopeptidase; translated protein: MRFSPKNVWHVRNRDEIELFSKDYAKFIDFSRTERMTISQAVLMLEEAGYVPIEKFDGNSNKVYAVNRAKSLIALNIAGRLEEGVNLIAAHIDAPRLDLKPQPIFEEEKIALGKTHYYGGVKKYQWFGLPLELHGYIVKDTGEVVEIHIGQCKDDPVFVIPDLLPHLDKKDSSIEEKFDAEKLTVVFGSIPLAGQEKEAVKTYVLKLLNERYDLTEEDFVSGEFELVPALKTRSVGFDESFLGAYGHDDRICAYTALRALIEVENPVRSCGVILFDREEIGSEGNAGAKANFYAMFLKRLLKIQGCTDTSLGIDELFAKSFVVSADVCPAVDPMFKEVHDPTNAARVGHGIGIVRYTGSRGKSGSSEAHAEIVGKVRKILNEENVVWQVATMGKVDRGGGGTVAKFLAERGVCVLDMGPALLGMHSPFELVSKADLFETYRAYKALLERFE